The nucleotide window AGTATCAGAACAGAGTATCACATGAAGACTTTTAAAAGGGGCACACTTGAATGACAATATCTAAAATGAGATAAACAGAAAATGTAAACAAAAGTAACAGAACAGAGTATCACATGAAAACTTATAGAAGGAACACACTTGAACGACTGTATCTAAAATAAGCTAAAAAGACAAGATAAAAGGGGTGGAGGGGTGGGCTAATGTTTGTGAACCTTGGGTCGAATAGGTAGGGCCCCTGGGAAAATCTTGGAAACGCAGTTTACAACTTCCTTTCCAATATCCCATCTCTTATTAGCTTCAAGAACACCTCCAACCATAACAAGTGGGAAGGCCTCTTTGCCATCTGCAAATACAGAGCACCTTTAATCTACAAGAGAATGTGACTTACATACCAAAAGGGGAAAAAAATGGTCAAAGAAAGAAAATCACATTCAAAGAATCACACAATCAAGAACATTTAGTGAAAGTTGCAACCGATGCAGTCAAATGTCACACTACACCTTCGCCACACAATCTAAGTCTTCTAACAACTGCTATGATACTGTCTGCCAACTCCTGTACAGAGTCATATAATATCCTATTTGCAACTTCATCACCATCTTCAGCGGTAGATACCACAATGGGAACAAGTGCAGCAATACGAGCCCATGAGGGATCTGCATAAGTCCACCTGTGCAATAAAGACAGAAGAATTATTTGAATTCTCTAATCACAATAAGTTAGCTACAGCAGAAGCACTTCTATATGTCTGACCGTAAAAAGATTATGCAAGATACTGGCAGCTCCTTGCTATAAACATATGCCTTTCAGCTTTCCTTTATCTTGCATGTGTCCTATAGGCAAGAATTGATGCAGCACGCATATGCTCTCAATGAAATGATTGTATATGTTAGCAATTTCATTAAAATTTTACAAGTAGCTGCATAAGTAATTAACTGAAGGGGGAAGCAATCACTCAATATTGAGAAGATAATTAATTTCTAAAACTGCCAGCAATCAATGCATGTGTCAGTAAACTAGCCTGCACAGCAATCTCGTTCTTTCTGCTTCTAAGTTTCCAGTTTTTTTTGGAAAATATTCCTTTAACCACTATAACAGAAGATTCCAATTTGAAACAAGAACATCATATCATATTAGTCATGCAATAGATCTAGAAGTTAAAGGGGTACCCAATCAGTTCATCTGGTGAAGGAAGCTCAAGCATGTCAAGAATGCTTTTCGTTAACTTTGTCTGAGGTCCCCGACCATCATGTGCCCTAATCACGGCAGTCAATGCCTGTGCAGCAATGCCATATCCACTGCATATGCCCACATATCAGTAAATTTTCCCATGATCATAcaacaagaaagaagaataggAAAATATGATTAACACAAAAGTTATGCTCAATAAGGGCATTCAAGTATCATTTGTGTTTAGAGTGCATGAATAATGCATGTTATTTTAAAACCTCCATGGAAAAATACACCATGTTTGGAGACACTGATGCCTACTTAAGCAAGCACATAGACCCACATTTCAACAGAATGCATAATAATCTGACTAGTATCTCTGCAAAATGTGCCGCAACAGGTAACATGTTCCTAGAAAAGCTTCGACATCAGGAATAAAATGATCAAGGATTCAGGAGAAAGTTCACTTCACATCAAAGAGGCTCATGTGTTACACCAACAATGTTGACAAAAGGAATTCCATTTAAACAATATCTGATGTAATTTTTGAGTGAGAAGATTTAGAAgtaaaaattaaaagaatatagGAATGGTGCAAGAATAGATAACAAGGTTTAAATCTCGGTCTAGAGCATTAATTTGAATAGCAGTTTTGGTGTGAATTTATGAACTAATAATCAGTACAAATCAAAACTGCATGGATCAAAACAAAAGTGAGGAAGGggaggaaaaggagaaaaggaagaagactgGTGGCAGTGGAGGAAGAGCAGGTGGAGAAGAGGAAGGCATGAACTAACAGGAGGAATATCAAACAGGACGAAGAGGATAGTGCCATGGTAAGGTCAAGGAGACGGCAGCACTGGTGATGCAACATCAAAGAGGACGAGGCCAAAGTGTTacaggagaggagaaagagagagcacATGAGAGAGCTTGTgtgggagaaagagagagagatagtgATCATGAcagaaagaaataaaagaaacaaaaagaaaaaaaaagacaattgTGAGTGACGCTATTAAAAAACTTAAAATGATTACCTTACTGCCTGATAGAATTCCATATCAAGTTATTCACTATCTAATACACCGTGTTATTTATCGCTTAGTATGGTGAGCTTACCAGGTGGTATGACCTCGATTGGATTGAATCGGATGAGATCACCTGGTCCACGTCCCAATTGGCTGTCAGACCGAAAAATACCAGCCCAAACTAATTTGTACAAACACAAACCTTGCTAGATATTAGTTATTTACCATGTCTAAATAGTTAATAGATAGGTGCAACCAGTAAACGAAGTTGTGGATTATGGAAGATCATATTACTTTTGAACTTGTAAAAAAGACAACAAAGAAGGGTAGGGGTGACTAGAAGAGACAAAAAATAGAAACCAACAGTATCAGAATTATTTCTATGTTGGTTTCAGAACTATTTCTATCTCCACTCAAGCACAAAGCTGTTATGTTACAAACTGGAAAATCTGATAGGATACCTAAACCATGGACAGGTTGTGAATTATCAATTCAATCAACACCAAATTGTAAGGCATTGACATTTCTATAACAATGTCCACATAAAAGCATTTGATCTTAACTTTGTATAGCGTTAATATCAAAAAGGAGAtactaagatacctaaatatcaaAAATGCATGAGAACATCATGTTGGAAAGTCTAGACAGCTAACAAAAAGTTAACAATTTAGTGGTTGTCCATCATCTCTCACTATATTAATTATCTGTCATCTCTCACTACAATACTTGTGTTCTCATTTATATGTGCTAAATATAATCATCTTAATGCAGTTTAGTTGTTTCATTCAACAATATCTACATCATCTAAATTTTAGAATGACAACAATTTCCAGGTATCACCCAATCCTCAATTTTCAATAGATATATAAACTAGGAGAAACCTAGCATCAGTTTGTGGTCAACAATAAAGTTGTGAGGTGCAATCTGAAAATTGTTGAGTGCAAACAATAAATGGATGATAAATCTTTATACATCGTGTATGTGCAAAAATCCAATTTAACTAGGCTAACAAAGATAACGAGTAAAAAACAACCTCCCCCAATCACCCAAGACTGGTCCTGCACCAGCAGCTCTGGCTTCTTTTCCATCCTCAGTGAACCCATAAGCAATGGTGCCTGTGCCTGCAATTAATACACAGCCATGGAGCTTTCCCATTGTGCCACTGGCCAATGCTGCAACGGCATCATTTTCAACATAAAACTTGACACTATTTGGGAATATATCtctgtgaaaagaaaaaaaaaaagaattagcaTATTCAGATGTAAATCAAGGCTAGAAAGTCTTCAAAGTCATGAGAGCATCTAAGACGATGTTCAAAAAGGATTCAAAATTGCAACGACAGAAGTATAGGAAGTTCATCTTTTCAAGTAAAAGTATCATACACACCGGAGCCAATCTAGTATCCTCTGTTGATCTGTAGGATGATTTACTCCAGATACGG belongs to Musa acuminata AAA Group cultivar baxijiao chromosome BXJ3-5, Cavendish_Baxijiao_AAA, whole genome shotgun sequence and includes:
- the LOC135637642 gene encoding uncharacterized protein LOC135637642, whose product is MKRFRNGEIWGLEAQAPTGPADGVVLGVDGGTTSTVCVCLPAAGPLPDPLPILSRAVGGCSNHNSVGENAARETLEEVMAQALSKACYSRKAVRAVCLAVSGVNHPTDQQRILDWLRDIFPNSVKFYVENDAVAALASGTMGKLHGCVLIAGTGTIAYGFTEDGKEARAAGAGPVLGDWGSGYGIAAQALTAVIRAHDGRGPQTKLTKSILDMLELPSPDELIGWTYADPSWARIAALVPIVVSTAEDGDEVANRILYDSVQELADSIIAVVRRLRLCGEDGKEAFPLVMVGGVLEANKRWDIGKEVVNCVSKIFPGALPIRPKLEPAVGAALVAWNRSMRELNDVREGDSPQISVLQ